In the Flagellimonas sp. MMG031 genome, one interval contains:
- a CDS encoding RNA polymerase sigma factor, with the protein MAAKTDNHNNLTNFFTEEYGSLRSYVQSKIRDTSERDAEDIVQDVALRIFSRSEDAIPIHNVGGFVYNAIRNRIMDIMRGRKEKKVPSEDIDQQWREFAEFFYGDADNSYSPEMERALKKAVQDLKAPYRDIVIAIDFEGYHYKQIAEKTGIPAGTLMSRRHRAMSELSKKLENLKEMSHGA; encoded by the coding sequence ATGGCAGCCAAAACCGATAACCATAACAACCTGACCAACTTCTTCACAGAGGAGTACGGATCGTTGCGGTCGTATGTGCAGTCGAAGATCAGGGACACATCGGAACGGGATGCCGAAGATATTGTGCAGGATGTTGCCCTACGGATATTCTCCCGATCGGAAGATGCCATTCCTATCCACAACGTAGGTGGATTTGTGTACAACGCCATTCGCAACAGGATTATGGACATTATGCGTGGGAGAAAAGAGAAAAAAGTGCCCAGCGAGGACATTGACCAACAATGGCGCGAATTTGCAGAGTTCTTTTATGGTGATGCCGACAATAGTTACTCCCCGGAAATGGAACGGGCCCTCAAAAAGGCCGTTCAGGATTTAAAAGCGCCTTACCGGGATATCGTCATTGCCATAGATTTTGAAGGATACCATTACAAACAAATAGCTGAAAAAACAGGAATACCGGCAGGGACCCTCATGTCACGAAGACATAGGGCCATGTCTGAACTATCAAAAAAATTGGAAAACTTAAAAGAAATGAGTCATGGAGCATAA
- a CDS encoding TetR/AcrR family transcriptional regulator, which translates to MRETIIQKATEMFLNLGFKSVTMDDLAHEMGMSKKTIYSHFKNKTELVEESTMTMCDFITCGIDNIVELKKNPIEELYEIKRFVMVHLKDEKSSPLYQLQKYYPKVHATLKERQYSSMHGCVIENVKRGMQMGIYRDNLNVEFVSRIYFSGVMSIKDNNLFPTKIFNKVELLDYYLEYHLRGIVTPKGRQILNSIINSNQE; encoded by the coding sequence ATGAGGGAGACGATTATACAAAAAGCAACTGAAATGTTCTTAAACCTAGGCTTTAAGAGCGTTACCATGGACGATTTGGCCCATGAGATGGGGATGTCCAAAAAGACCATCTATTCACATTTTAAGAACAAAACGGAACTGGTGGAGGAGTCGACCATGACCATGTGTGACTTTATTACTTGCGGAATAGACAACATCGTAGAACTGAAAAAAAACCCAATTGAAGAACTGTACGAAATCAAAAGATTTGTGATGGTACATTTAAAGGATGAGAAATCCTCACCTCTGTACCAATTACAGAAGTATTATCCCAAGGTCCATGCCACCCTTAAGGAGAGGCAGTATAGTTCCATGCACGGCTGCGTCATCGAAAATGTGAAACGAGGCATGCAAATGGGCATCTACCGTGACAACCTCAACGTGGAATTTGTTTCCAGAATTTATTTTTCCGGGGTCATGAGCATTAAGGACAATAACCTTTTCCCTACCAAAATTTTCAACAAAGTGGAGCTGCTGGATTATTATCTGGAATACCACCTCAGGGGCATTGTAACCCCAAAAGGAAGACAAATACTCAACTCAATCATCAATTCAAATCAAGAATAA
- a CDS encoding lycopene cyclase family protein: protein MPIFNNMPNYDYIIIGAGAAGLLLADTLGKDPFFASKSILVLDKDDKSKNDRTWCFWERGAGQFDELVHKTWNHIYVGGKSLQKSTSIDPYTYKMLRGIDFYNHFVPRVKAYPNITWIQEEVQQFEEHEHEVVVTTPSQKFTGQTVFSSVYDASLPLKQTDYPVLQQHFVGWHIKTDRSVFNPNEATFMDFSVPQKGNTRFMYILPFSETEALLEYTLFSEHLLEKQEYEEAIKAYITKNFGDITYSIQDTEFGSIPMTCYPFHQHNSNKLFHIGIAGGWAKPSTGYTFYNTSREVPKLVAHLKTGKPLTQFHQKNRFLFYDMLLLDILYKNNHLGHEIFESMFKRRKASLILKFLENETNLWEELQIVSAPKPMPFINALLNRLF, encoded by the coding sequence ATGCCTATTTTTAACAATATGCCCAACTACGACTACATCATTATAGGTGCGGGAGCCGCTGGTCTGCTTTTGGCCGATACGTTGGGAAAAGATCCTTTCTTTGCTTCCAAATCCATTTTGGTGTTGGACAAGGACGATAAATCCAAAAACGACCGCACGTGGTGCTTTTGGGAACGGGGTGCCGGGCAATTTGATGAACTGGTCCATAAAACATGGAACCATATTTATGTGGGGGGGAAATCACTTCAAAAATCCACTTCCATTGACCCCTATACCTATAAAATGTTGAGAGGGATTGATTTCTACAATCACTTCGTGCCAAGAGTAAAGGCCTATCCCAACATCACTTGGATACAGGAAGAAGTGCAACAATTCGAAGAGCACGAACATGAGGTTGTGGTAACCACCCCTAGCCAAAAATTTACCGGACAAACGGTATTTTCCAGTGTGTACGACGCTTCCCTACCCCTAAAACAAACGGATTACCCCGTTTTACAGCAACATTTTGTAGGGTGGCACATTAAAACAGACCGGTCGGTTTTTAACCCAAACGAGGCTACATTCATGGATTTTTCCGTACCCCAAAAGGGCAATACCCGATTTATGTACATCCTCCCCTTTTCGGAAACCGAAGCCCTCTTGGAATACACCCTCTTTTCCGAGCATCTGTTGGAAAAACAGGAATACGAAGAAGCCATTAAAGCCTACATCACCAAAAACTTCGGTGATATAACCTACTCCATCCAAGACACCGAATTCGGAAGTATTCCCATGACTTGCTATCCCTTTCATCAACATAATTCCAATAAATTGTTCCATATTGGGATTGCAGGTGGGTGGGCCAAACCCAGCACGGGCTATACTTTTTACAATACAAGCAGGGAAGTGCCCAAACTGGTAGCACATCTTAAAACGGGTAAACCCTTGACCCAATTTCACCAAAAGAACCGGTTTCTGTTCTATGATATGTTATTATTGGACATTTTGTACAAAAACAATCACTTGGGACACGAAATTTTTGAATCCATGTTCAAAAGAAGAAAGGCTTCCTTGATCCTAAAATTCTTAGAAAACGAGACCAATCTTTGGGAAGAACTTCAAATTGTGTCCGCTCCCAAACCCATGCCGTTCATCAACGCATTGCTCAATCGCCTATTCTAA
- a CDS encoding polyprenyl synthetase family protein, with the protein MSDIDSISQYRAQFVTYLEQRTQLGEPKNLYEPVQYILGLGGKRMRPILTLMTAEAFGGKVADAMDAALAVEMFHNFSLVHDDIMDDAPLRRGKVTVHEKWDVNTGILSGDAMLILSYQCFESYPPEIYAELTKLFSKTALEVCEGQQYDVDFETRDDVTIPEYLKMIEYKTSVLVAAAMKMGAIVAKAPDSDANAIYEFGRDLGIAFQLQDDYLDAFGDPKTFGKQVGGDIMENKKTYLYLKSLENASKDNQEGLLHLYSIKPEDSTAKVAAVKAIFKESGAVEATKKAIQDFTQKAFDALADTNLPENKKALLKQFGKNLMERTV; encoded by the coding sequence ATGTCAGATATCGATAGCATTAGTCAGTACAGAGCTCAGTTTGTTACGTACCTCGAACAAAGAACCCAATTAGGGGAACCCAAAAATCTGTACGAGCCCGTACAGTATATTTTGGGATTGGGAGGCAAACGCATGCGGCCTATACTCACCTTGATGACGGCCGAGGCTTTTGGTGGAAAGGTAGCGGATGCCATGGATGCGGCCTTGGCTGTGGAAATGTTCCACAATTTTTCCTTGGTACATGATGATATTATGGATGACGCTCCCTTGCGAAGAGGTAAGGTGACCGTTCATGAAAAATGGGATGTGAACACGGGAATTCTATCCGGCGACGCCATGTTGATTCTTTCCTATCAATGTTTTGAAAGCTACCCTCCTGAAATCTATGCGGAGCTGACCAAATTGTTCAGCAAGACCGCTTTGGAGGTTTGCGAAGGGCAGCAATATGATGTGGATTTTGAGACCCGGGACGATGTGACCATCCCCGAATACCTGAAAATGATTGAGTACAAAACCTCCGTTCTCGTGGCAGCTGCCATGAAGATGGGTGCGATTGTGGCAAAAGCCCCCGACAGTGATGCCAATGCCATTTATGAGTTTGGCCGAGATCTGGGCATTGCTTTTCAATTACAGGACGATTATTTGGATGCCTTTGGTGACCCCAAAACCTTTGGCAAGCAAGTGGGAGGCGATATTATGGAGAACAAAAAGACGTATCTGTACCTGAAATCCTTGGAAAATGCCTCCAAAGACAATCAAGAAGGGCTGTTGCACCTGTATTCCATCAAACCTGAAGATTCTACAGCTAAGGTCGCTGCGGTAAAAGCAATTTTTAAGGAAAGTGGAGCAGTGGAAGCAACCAAAAAAGCGATACAAGACTTCACCCAAAAGGCCTTTGATGCCTTGGCAGACACCAACCTGCCAGAGAACAAAAAAGCTTTGCTAAAGCAGTTTGGAAAAAATTTGATGGAGCGTACCGTTTAG
- a CDS encoding efflux RND transporter periplasmic adaptor subunit: protein MKHILQITAVFLLMMGCGNKNNQASTEQEQEETGIVVTQNQFDTNDLIIGGLEKRTFPKIVETSGMIDVPPENRASITAFMGGFVKQTSLLVGDRVKKGQLLIVLENQEFVQMQQDYLEVFNQLDYLRAEFERNQTLFKEKIASQKNFLQAKSNYETAKARYQGLREQLQMLNISPSQVEQGKISSQAAIYAPIAGSITKMNVAKGSYVSPATEILEIVNNDHIHLELTVFEKDILKVKKGQKILFKIPEAAKSNFNAEVYLVGTSIDSDKRTIKVHGHLEHEENTNFLPGMFVDAMIMTDTVQTWALPDEAVIESEGNHYVLKLINKQDGYTFERIPVAQGNSYDGYSEIISDQLTESDEFLIKGVFDLIGG, encoded by the coding sequence ATGAAACATATACTTCAAATAACCGCTGTTTTCCTTCTAATGATGGGCTGCGGCAATAAGAACAATCAAGCATCCACCGAACAAGAACAAGAAGAAACAGGTATTGTGGTGACGCAGAACCAATTCGATACCAATGATTTGATAATAGGAGGCTTGGAGAAACGAACCTTTCCCAAGATTGTGGAGACCTCTGGAATGATTGACGTTCCTCCGGAAAACCGGGCCAGTATCACCGCATTTATGGGAGGTTTTGTGAAGCAGACTTCCCTTTTGGTGGGTGACCGGGTCAAAAAAGGACAACTCCTGATAGTACTCGAAAACCAAGAATTCGTACAGATGCAACAGGATTATCTCGAAGTATTCAACCAGTTGGATTACCTGAGGGCAGAGTTTGAGCGAAACCAGACGCTTTTTAAGGAGAAAATCGCCTCACAAAAGAATTTTCTTCAAGCCAAGAGCAATTATGAAACAGCCAAAGCACGCTATCAAGGTTTGAGGGAACAATTACAAATGCTCAATATTTCCCCAAGCCAAGTGGAGCAGGGCAAAATCTCTTCACAGGCTGCCATTTATGCCCCTATTGCGGGCAGTATCACCAAAATGAACGTGGCCAAGGGAAGTTATGTGTCACCTGCTACGGAAATATTGGAAATTGTAAACAATGACCACATTCACCTAGAACTTACCGTTTTTGAGAAAGACATTTTAAAGGTGAAGAAAGGACAAAAGATCTTGTTCAAGATTCCAGAGGCGGCCAAATCCAATTTCAATGCAGAGGTATACCTAGTGGGGACATCGATTGACAGCGATAAGCGAACCATAAAGGTGCACGGACATTTGGAGCACGAAGAGAACACCAATTTTTTACCTGGGATGTTTGTGGATGCCATGATCATGACCGATACGGTACAAACCTGGGCATTACCCGATGAGGCGGTAATCGAATCGGAAGGAAACCATTACGTGCTAAAACTGATCAACAAGCAAGACGGCTATACCTTTGAACGTATCCCCGTAGCTCAGGGAAATTCGTATGATGGTTATTCGGAAATCATTTCGGATCAACTAACCGAATCTGACGAATTTTTGATCAAGGGGGTATTTGATTTGATTGGGGGATAA
- a CDS encoding CusA/CzcA family heavy metal efflux RND transporter encodes MFSKIINFSIKNKFIVLLFTVAIALVGLYSLSQIPIGAVPDVTNNQVQVITTSRSLSTQDMEKFVTYPVELEMANLPGVKEIRSVSKFGLSVVTIVFEDDLGTFLPRQLIAEKIKSASSRIPEGFGTPEMGPITTGLGEIYQYILDVKPKYRDQYSSTELRTIQDWIVRRQLSGIPGVVEVNTWGGHLKQYEVAIQTQKLNAFNITAREVFTALEKNNSVTGGGYIEKVNQAYFIRGEGLVGNLKDIENIVVTARDGIPIYIKDVAKVGFGSAPRFGAITGNGEGEKVLGQIMMLKDADSKRVIEAVKERVAAISKSLPEGVYINPFLDRSELIGRTTFTVTENLVLGCLIVIFVVVLLLGNWRSGLVVASVIPLCLLFALTLMNIFGVDANLLSLGAIDFGIIIDGAVIIVEYIAFQITRRQGELVDLGKDATQSIKDKITVEGATKMMNSAVFGQLIILIVFIPILSLSGVEGKMFKPMALTFSFALLGAILLCFTYVPVASSLFLKPSKESSKNVSVRLVNWINKQYEPVIEWAMKSKKLVLSIAAALLVGAIILFSSMGGEFVPTLDEGDFVIQPVLKTGTSLAKTVETTTKIEKILMEQFPEVNQVVSRIGAAEVPTDPMSMEESDVIISLKPKSEWTSAETKDELADKFKEALSVIPGMEVEFTQPIEMRFNELITGVRADIAIKIFGENLETLSKKADEIKDLIQDVEGASDIIVEKVEGLPQMNVAFDRAKIARHGLNIADLNEMISMGFAGKVVGSVFEGERQFDLAVRLDSENRQDISNLRNLYVDIPNGGKIPMSELAEITYQKGAAKISRDDTKRRIVVGINVRNRDLQSVVDDIQLLVRDNITLPPGYLITYGGQFENLQNAKARLMIAVPIALLLIFIMLYFAFGSVKEALLIFSAIPLSAVGGVLLLWLRDMPFSISAGVGFIALFGIAVLNGIVLIEHFKELKGKDFDSMEDLIKQGTKDRLRAVLLTASAAALGFLPMAVSTNAGAEVQRPLATVVIGGLVTATMLTLVVLPVLYAYSHHIKFRGMGKIRRARKMKKKALTILLFMVSLSGFSQQKLNLEDLMALSLENNKGIQAGSMMVDQAETLKGTAFEFDKTDIYYQYDENNLAINNQPIRVFGVQQQFEFPTVYGAKNRLQQSNYELQKSSFEIQKKQLYQALSNAYYQYQTLNQKAKLYKTLDSIYSKFAHAADRRFELGETNYLEKVTATAKQRQIANTFAKINQQLLTTYGQIASLVQTEDSLQIVTEMPEKLTVINLQGMMPTETSFLDHRQQLSNAQKSLEENRLLPDLNLEYFQGTNSGLGASLYGLQVGVRVPIFFFGHSSKVKSSKIQTKITEMENTEISVAMNQRYKTLMGQLEQQAKELSYYEDEGGLLSDQILKAASGNFQNGEIDFFQYIQSLENAYEIQLNYLDVLNQYNQTVIAINYLTITL; translated from the coding sequence ATGTTTTCAAAAATTATCAACTTTAGTATAAAGAACAAGTTTATTGTTCTTCTTTTTACAGTGGCAATAGCCTTGGTGGGGCTATACTCACTATCACAAATACCCATCGGGGCCGTTCCCGATGTCACCAACAATCAAGTGCAGGTCATCACTACCTCAAGGAGCCTCTCCACCCAGGATATGGAAAAATTTGTAACCTATCCCGTAGAGTTGGAAATGGCAAATCTCCCTGGCGTTAAGGAAATTCGGTCCGTTTCCAAGTTTGGCCTTTCCGTGGTTACGATAGTATTCGAGGACGATTTGGGCACCTTTCTGCCACGACAGCTCATTGCGGAAAAAATCAAATCTGCATCCAGTCGAATACCCGAAGGCTTTGGAACCCCGGAGATGGGACCAATTACCACCGGATTGGGAGAGATTTACCAATATATTTTGGATGTAAAGCCCAAATACAGGGACCAATATTCTTCCACGGAGCTGCGTACCATCCAAGATTGGATCGTAAGACGGCAGCTTTCCGGAATTCCAGGAGTGGTGGAGGTGAATACGTGGGGAGGGCACCTCAAACAATACGAAGTGGCCATTCAGACCCAAAAGTTGAACGCTTTCAATATCACCGCTAGAGAAGTGTTCACCGCCTTGGAAAAAAACAATAGTGTTACGGGCGGTGGTTATATCGAGAAAGTAAACCAAGCCTATTTTATCCGTGGGGAAGGTTTGGTGGGCAACCTTAAGGACATCGAAAACATTGTGGTAACCGCAAGGGACGGAATTCCAATCTATATCAAAGACGTGGCCAAAGTTGGATTTGGAAGTGCGCCACGTTTTGGGGCGATCACCGGAAATGGCGAGGGCGAAAAGGTCCTCGGTCAAATTATGATGCTCAAAGATGCTGACTCCAAACGTGTTATCGAAGCCGTCAAGGAACGAGTCGCCGCAATCTCCAAATCCTTGCCAGAGGGGGTGTACATCAACCCGTTCTTGGACCGTAGTGAACTCATCGGAAGAACAACCTTTACCGTTACGGAAAACCTCGTACTGGGTTGCCTTATCGTGATTTTTGTCGTCGTATTGCTCTTGGGCAACTGGCGCTCAGGGCTTGTGGTCGCCTCGGTTATCCCACTATGCCTATTATTTGCCCTTACCTTAATGAACATTTTTGGTGTGGACGCCAATTTATTGAGTTTGGGTGCTATCGACTTCGGAATCATCATTGATGGTGCCGTAATCATTGTGGAATATATTGCATTTCAAATTACACGAAGACAGGGAGAGTTAGTGGACTTGGGCAAAGATGCCACACAGTCCATAAAGGATAAAATAACGGTTGAAGGTGCTACCAAAATGATGAACTCCGCCGTGTTCGGCCAGCTAATCATTTTAATTGTATTCATCCCAATCCTGTCCCTGAGCGGTGTAGAAGGGAAAATGTTCAAACCAATGGCGTTGACATTTAGCTTTGCCCTTTTGGGAGCCATTTTACTCTGCTTTACCTATGTTCCCGTCGCCTCCTCCTTGTTTTTAAAACCATCCAAGGAGTCCTCCAAAAATGTATCCGTCCGTTTGGTAAACTGGATCAACAAACAATATGAACCCGTTATAGAATGGGCCATGAAAAGCAAAAAACTCGTGCTTTCCATAGCTGCTGCACTATTGGTAGGAGCCATAATTTTGTTCTCTTCAATGGGAGGTGAATTTGTGCCCACTTTGGACGAAGGAGACTTTGTGATCCAACCTGTTCTGAAAACAGGGACTTCCTTGGCCAAAACCGTAGAAACGACCACTAAAATTGAAAAAATCCTAATGGAACAATTTCCAGAGGTCAATCAGGTAGTAAGCCGTATCGGCGCAGCCGAGGTTCCCACCGACCCTATGTCAATGGAAGAAAGTGACGTTATCATTTCCTTGAAACCAAAAAGCGAATGGACCTCTGCCGAAACCAAGGACGAACTGGCCGATAAATTTAAAGAGGCCCTTTCCGTAATCCCGGGCATGGAAGTGGAATTTACCCAACCCATTGAAATGCGATTTAATGAACTGATTACCGGGGTACGGGCCGATATTGCCATCAAAATATTTGGGGAGAACCTCGAAACCCTGAGCAAAAAAGCCGATGAAATAAAGGACCTTATCCAAGATGTGGAAGGTGCGTCGGACATTATCGTAGAGAAGGTGGAAGGTCTTCCCCAAATGAACGTTGCTTTTGACCGCGCCAAAATTGCACGTCATGGGCTCAACATTGCCGACCTGAACGAAATGATTTCCATGGGTTTTGCCGGTAAGGTCGTTGGCAGCGTTTTCGAGGGGGAACGACAATTTGATCTGGCCGTCCGCTTGGATTCCGAGAACCGCCAAGATATTTCCAACCTTCGGAATCTTTATGTGGATATTCCCAATGGAGGAAAAATCCCGATGAGCGAACTGGCTGAGATTACCTATCAAAAAGGTGCCGCCAAAATCTCCCGTGATGATACCAAAAGACGCATCGTAGTGGGCATCAACGTTAGAAACCGGGATCTTCAATCTGTGGTCGATGATATCCAGTTATTGGTCAGGGACAACATCACGCTGCCCCCGGGCTATCTGATTACCTATGGTGGACAGTTCGAAAACCTTCAAAATGCCAAGGCCCGGTTGATGATAGCCGTACCCATTGCTTTGTTGCTCATATTTATAATGCTCTATTTCGCTTTTGGGTCGGTAAAAGAAGCTTTGTTGATTTTTTCCGCCATCCCGTTATCAGCGGTCGGCGGGGTTCTCTTGCTCTGGTTAAGGGATATGCCCTTCAGTATTTCTGCCGGGGTTGGATTTATTGCCCTTTTTGGGATAGCCGTGCTCAACGGTATCGTACTCATCGAGCATTTCAAGGAACTCAAGGGAAAGGACTTTGATTCCATGGAAGATTTGATCAAACAGGGTACCAAGGACAGGCTTCGTGCGGTTTTATTGACCGCTTCTGCGGCAGCTTTGGGCTTTTTGCCCATGGCGGTATCCACCAATGCGGGTGCTGAGGTACAGCGACCCTTGGCCACCGTGGTCATTGGCGGACTGGTAACGGCAACTATGTTGACATTGGTTGTACTGCCCGTTTTATATGCGTATTCACATCACATAAAATTCCGTGGAATGGGAAAAATACGAAGAGCGCGAAAAATGAAAAAGAAAGCGCTTACCATTTTATTGTTCATGGTTAGCCTTTCAGGTTTCTCCCAACAAAAGTTGAACCTGGAGGACCTTATGGCTTTATCCTTGGAAAATAACAAAGGTATCCAGGCAGGTTCCATGATGGTAGATCAAGCAGAAACCCTAAAGGGAACCGCTTTTGAGTTTGACAAAACGGATATTTACTATCAATATGATGAGAACAACTTGGCCATCAACAATCAGCCCATACGGGTTTTTGGGGTACAACAGCAATTTGAGTTCCCTACGGTTTACGGAGCAAAGAACAGACTTCAACAATCGAACTACGAGCTGCAAAAATCATCCTTTGAAATTCAAAAGAAGCAATTATACCAAGCCCTGAGCAATGCGTACTACCAATATCAGACCTTGAACCAAAAAGCAAAGCTTTACAAGACGTTGGACAGTATTTATAGCAAATTTGCGCACGCGGCCGACAGACGTTTTGAACTCGGCGAGACCAATTATCTGGAAAAAGTAACGGCAACGGCCAAGCAACGACAGATTGCGAACACCTTTGCCAAGATCAATCAGCAGTTGTTGACCACATATGGTCAGATCGCAAGTTTGGTCCAGACAGAAGACAGTCTACAAATAGTGACCGAAATGCCAGAAAAGCTTACCGTGATCAATCTGCAAGGGATGATGCCAACGGAGACCTCTTTTTTGGACCATCGCCAACAGCTGAGTAATGCCCAAAAGAGCTTAGAGGAAAATCGATTGCTGCCCGACCTCAACCTTGAGTATTTTCAAGGAACCAACAGCGGTCTGGGCGCATCCCTTTATGGTCTTCAAGTGGGCGTTCGCGTTCCCATTTTCTTCTTTGGCCACAGTAGTAAGGTGAAATCATCCAAAATACAGACCAAGATCACGGAAATGGAAAATACGGAGATCAGCGTAGCCATGAACCAGCGCTATAAAACCCTAATGGGCCAATTGGAACAACAGGCCAAGGAGCTCTCCTATTATGAGGACGAAGGTGGTCTACTTTCCGATCAAATTTTGAAAGCAGCCTCCGGGAATTTTCAAAATGGGGAAATTGACTTTTTCCAATATATCCAAAGCTTGGAAAATGCCTACGAGATTCAACTCAATTATTTGGATGTGCTCAACCAGTACAATCAAACCGTAATCGCCATTAATTATTTGACCATAACATTATAA
- a CDS encoding metal-dependent transcriptional regulator, with product MTRSEENYLKAIFHLGGGDSKSITTNAIAEQMETKPSSVTDMAKKLAEKGLVDYVRYQGVSLTDAGVKTALSIIRKHRLWEVFLVKKLDFTWDEVHEVAEQLEHIKSEKLIDKIDELLDFPKYDPHGDPIPTKDGKFQERDEKLLSEMPINSKGVCVGVKDSSVPFLKFLDKNNIALGNTIQVLDKEDFDNSLRIRMEGNEMRISHQIASNLFVKKNS from the coding sequence ATGACCCGATCTGAGGAAAACTACTTAAAGGCCATATTTCATTTGGGTGGTGGCGATTCCAAATCCATTACCACCAATGCGATAGCGGAACAGATGGAAACCAAACCCTCGTCCGTCACGGATATGGCCAAGAAATTGGCCGAAAAAGGATTGGTGGATTATGTGCGCTACCAAGGGGTTTCGTTGACGGATGCCGGCGTTAAAACCGCATTGTCCATTATTCGTAAGCATCGGTTGTGGGAAGTCTTTTTGGTGAAAAAACTGGATTTTACTTGGGATGAGGTACACGAAGTGGCCGAGCAGTTGGAGCACATCAAAAGTGAAAAATTGATAGACAAAATAGATGAGCTCTTGGATTTTCCCAAGTATGACCCCCATGGCGATCCCATTCCCACGAAAGATGGAAAGTTTCAGGAACGTGATGAGAAATTGCTCAGCGAAATGCCCATCAACTCCAAAGGGGTTTGTGTAGGAGTGAAGGATTCTTCGGTTCCCTTTTTGAAGTTTTTGGACAAGAACAACATCGCTTTGGGCAATACCATCCAGGTTTTGGATAAAGAGGATTTTGACAATTCCCTTCGTATTCGAATGGAGGGGAACGAAATGCGAATATCACATCAAATAGCATCAAACTTATTTGTGAAAAAGAATAGCTAA
- a CDS encoding ZIP family metal transporter — MEAVIDYFESIDPILAALYATLFTWGLTAAGAGLVFLFKSPKRALMDGMLGFTGGVMVAASFWSLLAPGIEMSEGEGFVKVIPAAVGFLMGAAFIFGLDKILPHVHINFKIDEAEGVKTPWHRTTLLVLAITLHNIPEGLAVGVLFGGVASGFEGATIGGAVALALGIGLQNFPEGFAVAVPMRRHGLSRRRSWMYGQASAIVEPIAGVLGAWAVLTFEPILPYALAFAAGAMIFVVVEEVIPETQQDKYTDIATMGFIGGFIIMMILDVGLG; from the coding sequence ATGGAAGCAGTAATCGACTATTTTGAAAGTATCGACCCGATTTTGGCGGCCCTTTACGCCACCCTGTTCACTTGGGGATTGACCGCTGCCGGGGCGGGTCTTGTATTTTTGTTCAAAAGTCCAAAAAGGGCCTTAATGGATGGCATGTTGGGCTTTACCGGTGGGGTTATGGTAGCCGCCAGTTTCTGGAGCCTATTGGCACCGGGCATTGAGATGAGTGAAGGGGAAGGCTTTGTCAAGGTCATTCCCGCTGCCGTTGGGTTCTTAATGGGTGCAGCTTTTATTTTTGGTCTGGATAAAATTTTGCCCCATGTCCATATCAATTTTAAAATAGACGAAGCGGAAGGGGTAAAAACACCCTGGCATCGCACTACGCTCTTGGTATTGGCCATTACCTTGCACAATATTCCCGAAGGGTTGGCGGTAGGTGTCCTTTTTGGGGGTGTAGCCTCTGGCTTTGAAGGCGCGACCATTGGTGGTGCCGTGGCCTTGGCTTTGGGTATTGGGCTACAAAACTTTCCGGAAGGCTTTGCCGTTGCAGTGCCTATGCGCAGGCATGGACTCAGCCGTAGAAGAAGTTGGATGTACGGTCAGGCATCGGCCATTGTGGAACCTATTGCCGGTGTGCTTGGCGCTTGGGCCGTATTGACCTTTGAACCTATTTTGCCCTATGCCCTTGCATTTGCGGCAGGAGCCATGATCTTTGTGGTGGTCGAGGAGGTAATCCCAGAAACGCAACAAGACAAATACACCGATATCGCCACAATGGGTTTTATCGGTGGATTTATTATTATGATGATATTGGATGTAGGATTGGGGTAA